A window of the Sporosarcina sp. FSL K6-2383 genome harbors these coding sequences:
- the recQ gene encoding DNA helicase RecQ: protein MNILTTYFGYPSFRTGQEQVIRGVMQGQDTLCVMPTGGGKSVCYQVPALVMEGTVLVISPLISLMKDQVDALHQVGIPAAYINSSLSSEEYFGTMELAMEGKYRLLYVAPERLDSPAFKNQLRQMNIPMIAIDEAHCISQWGHDFRPSYRNISSIVSLFDEKPVVLALTATATPDVREDICRQLGISEDNTVMTGFERANLTFSVVKGQDREKFVKEYVKKNDGEAGIIYAATRKAVDSVHETLRKSGVAVAKYHAGLGDVERQSEQDRFLMDEATVMVATNAFGMGIDKSNIRYVIHYQMPKNMESYYQEAGRAGRDGLDSACTILFSSQDVQTQRFLIDQSQDENRIPAELEKLQSMIDFCHTEACLQKFIITYFGETDVVNCGRCANCTDTRESSDVTVDVQMVLSCVIRMKQRFGKTMIAQVLTGSRNKKVLEFGFEKLPTYGLMKDRSAKDISDFIEFIISENYLGVENGQFPIIYVSEQGKDVLTGGVKVHRKVSVITKQITADNPLFEQLRALRRQLAQDAGVPPFVVFSDKSLQDMAARMPITEEDFLAVNGVGQAKLERYGEAFINEIKSYTMQNV from the coding sequence TTGAACATTTTAACAACGTATTTTGGATATCCTTCATTTAGAACAGGGCAGGAGCAAGTCATTCGTGGGGTTATGCAAGGGCAGGATACACTATGCGTTATGCCAACAGGGGGCGGGAAATCGGTTTGTTATCAGGTGCCAGCACTTGTTATGGAAGGAACCGTTCTCGTCATTTCACCACTTATTTCTCTCATGAAAGACCAAGTCGATGCGCTCCACCAAGTCGGTATCCCTGCTGCGTACATTAATAGCTCGTTATCATCGGAAGAATATTTCGGTACGATGGAACTAGCAATGGAAGGCAAGTATCGCTTGCTCTATGTTGCACCAGAACGACTCGATTCACCAGCGTTTAAAAATCAGTTACGCCAAATGAACATTCCGATGATTGCCATTGACGAAGCACATTGTATTTCGCAATGGGGTCACGATTTCCGTCCAAGCTACCGTAATATTAGTAGTATCGTCTCTCTATTCGATGAAAAACCAGTCGTCCTTGCTTTGACGGCAACTGCAACACCTGATGTGCGGGAAGATATTTGTCGTCAGCTCGGGATTAGTGAAGACAATACGGTGATGACAGGCTTTGAGCGAGCTAACCTTACCTTTTCTGTTGTAAAAGGACAAGACCGTGAGAAGTTTGTCAAAGAATATGTCAAGAAGAATGACGGGGAAGCTGGTATCATTTACGCAGCAACGCGCAAAGCTGTTGATTCTGTCCATGAAACGCTGCGCAAGAGTGGGGTAGCTGTTGCCAAATACCATGCAGGTTTAGGTGATGTCGAACGACAATCAGAGCAGGATAGATTCTTGATGGATGAAGCAACGGTAATGGTCGCTACGAATGCTTTTGGTATGGGGATTGATAAATCGAATATTCGCTACGTCATTCACTACCAAATGCCGAAAAACATGGAGAGTTACTATCAAGAAGCAGGTCGCGCAGGACGTGATGGACTCGATAGCGCCTGCACAATCTTATTTTCATCACAAGATGTGCAAACACAACGATTCCTCATCGATCAGTCACAGGATGAAAATCGTATCCCTGCGGAATTGGAAAAATTACAATCGATGATTGACTTTTGCCATACAGAAGCCTGCTTGCAGAAATTCATCATTACCTATTTCGGTGAAACTGATGTAGTCAATTGCGGTCGCTGTGCGAATTGTACAGATACGCGAGAAAGTTCAGATGTCACGGTAGACGTTCAAATGGTATTATCTTGTGTCATCCGCATGAAGCAGCGTTTTGGCAAGACGATGATTGCACAAGTTTTGACGGGATCTCGTAATAAGAAAGTGCTAGAATTTGGCTTTGAAAAACTGCCCACCTATGGTTTGATGAAAGACCGAAGCGCAAAAGACATCTCCGATTTCATCGAATTCATTATTTCAGAAAACTATCTGGGTGTTGAAAATGGGCAATTCCCCATTATTTATGTTAGTGAGCAGGGCAAGGATGTCTTAACAGGCGGCGTAAAAGTGCATCGCAAAGTATCTGTCATCACTAAACAAATTACAGCTGACAATCCATTATTTGAGCAGCTTCGTGCCTTGCGCCGTCAACTAGCACAAGATGCAGGCGTACCTCCGTTCGTTGTCTTTTCGGATAAATCCTTGCAAGACATGGCAGCAAGAATGCCTATCACAGAAGAAGATTTCCTCGCAGTGAATGGCGTTGGACAAGCTAAATTAGAGCGCTATGGCGAGGCGTTTATCAACGAAATCAAGTCATATACCATGCAAAATGTATAA
- a CDS encoding nucleoside 2-deoxyribosyltransferase, with the protein MKFYLASSFQNKQAVNYVSEKLIEAGYVHTYDWTRNDRASTLEELKVIGEAEKNAILASDVVIVLLPGGKGSHIELGIALGRGKKIFLYSADERVNDFDTTSTFYHLSEVEQVIGTLDELVGRVCNFRESHR; encoded by the coding sequence ATGAAGTTTTATCTTGCATCGAGTTTTCAAAACAAACAGGCTGTCAACTATGTAAGTGAAAAGTTGATAGAAGCAGGTTATGTACATACATACGATTGGACGAGGAATGATAGAGCCTCCACTCTTGAGGAATTAAAGGTGATTGGTGAAGCGGAGAAAAATGCCATATTGGCATCTGATGTTGTAATTGTTTTATTGCCTGGAGGAAAAGGAAGTCATATCGAATTAGGTATTGCACTCGGGCGAGGAAAGAAAATCTTTTTGTATTCAGCAGATGAAAGAGTGAATGATTTTGACACCACAAGCACCTTTTATCATTTATCGGAAGTTGAACAGGTGATTGGTACATTGGATGAGTTGGTGGGTAGGGTTTGCAATTTTCGGGAGAGCCATCGTTGA
- a CDS encoding GNAT family protein, protein MDYQFKTMTQEQAEDIAFNWHYDGEYSIYDMEADQGDLVEFLDSEKRGDSTFIVMKSHTIIGFFSFTKVEENHIDIGLGMRPDLTGGGEGLAFVNAGLAFVESTFSPDKITLSVATFNKRAIRVYEKAGFTAGTTFMQETNGGRYEFLEMTFAVENH, encoded by the coding sequence ATGGATTATCAATTTAAAACAATGACACAGGAGCAAGCAGAAGATATTGCCTTTAATTGGCACTATGATGGTGAATATTCTATTTACGATATGGAAGCGGATCAAGGAGATTTAGTCGAGTTTTTAGACTCTGAAAAACGAGGAGACTCTACGTTTATTGTTATGAAAAGTCATACAATTATTGGCTTTTTTAGTTTTACTAAAGTAGAGGAAAATCATATTGATATTGGGTTAGGGATGAGACCGGATTTAACAGGAGGCGGAGAGGGTCTGGCTTTTGTAAATGCAGGTTTAGCATTTGTAGAATCAACATTTTCGCCAGATAAAATAACGCTATCAGTAGCAACATTTAATAAAAGAGCAATCAGAGTATATGAAAAAGCCGGATTTACGGCAGGAACTACGTTTATGCAAGAAACAAATGGTGGTAGATATGAATTTCTTGAAATGACTTTTGCAGTTGAAAATCATTGA
- the queF gene encoding preQ(1) synthase yields the protein MTTRDQASLADLTLLGNQNTQYLFQYSPDILEAIDNLHVNRDYFVKFNCPEFTTLCPQTGQPDFATLTISFIPDEKIIESKSLKLYLFSFRNHGDFHEDCINIIMNDLIKLIEPRYIEVWGKFTPRGGLSIDPYCNYGKPGTKYEQMADHRMMNHDMYPEKIDNR from the coding sequence ATGACAACTAGAGACCAAGCATCATTAGCCGACCTAACCTTACTCGGCAATCAAAACACTCAGTATTTATTCCAATATAGTCCTGATATTTTAGAGGCAATTGATAACTTACATGTCAATCGAGATTATTTTGTGAAATTTAACTGTCCAGAGTTTACAACACTATGCCCACAAACGGGACAGCCTGACTTCGCAACTTTAACGATTAGTTTTATTCCCGATGAAAAAATTATCGAAAGCAAGTCACTGAAATTATATTTGTTCAGCTTCCGAAATCATGGTGATTTCCACGAAGACTGTATCAATATCATCATGAATGATTTGATCAAACTGATTGAACCACGGTATATCGAAGTATGGGGGAAATTCACACCACGTGGTGGCTTATCGATTGACCCTTATTGCAACTACGGAAAACCTGGGACAAAATACGAACAAATGGCAGATCATCGGATGATGAATCATGATATGTACCCGGAGAAAATTGATAATCGGTAA
- a CDS encoding efflux RND transporter permease subunit yields MITLAVKRSVAVTLFLVGIVAVGIFCIQKFNVELMPEFKVSMAFITASYPNASAEEVDQKITVPLEQLLKEDQDITNVSSTSSKESSSILITFKSNVNLERKIQDLQTQIDASRSVMPAGVRSLAVTDYNSSMGREPVIGFSVLGAKGDESFLQRIEQEIANVPGVAEVDFLGSNVKEIHINLNSQQLTTYKLATSDLLNSLAISPMQTIGTIQEKGKELQLVVPEEQYTVAAIEQIKIPTKDGQFVSIRDIADITIVSNEEKNLYTVNDKPTIGFSVAKDSNANIVEVTDAVIEKIEALKGTLPEGIDIQIGDNAGIFVKDSIEQVTNNLIMGALLASAVLLFFFKNIRILLIIILSIPISIIMALIALYFSGQTLNVLSLAGLALGVGMMVDSSIVILENIIKYKQQGYPIFEAVKQGSKELRQAVIASTLTTIIVFSPMFFIGDLTSITIPFALAVIFTLIASLLAALTIVPMLSYKWIGSEKVVIQNDAKWLSWLTIQYQKVVKWSLKKRWVPVLVTLVLSIGSLLLIPVIGFEAETVEDDGRLYIDAFLEGELSEDELLLLMKQLDDAIEPFDDVIQVKEKSVEQDFISYFIQLVPKSERKEQLKEIIAQVKQSLVPSSMVSLYINRESLQVFDANQERRIDVTLSGTNYEVLKALTEQVTLFLENTPGITDIDVPGISGEPQLKLVVENALAAKYGLDREQIVMQMQEAVMNDEVMHFSENETDYRVYVNYANRQTDTMAFWENLNIQTASGDHIPLFAVASFESTHGPISIQRKGFKQGITVRATVANTEQSDEIINEFNQMLEEIPFPPEYGYEFFSFDTGDEELITKLVIAVVVAIALVYAVLAIQFNSYSQPILIMLAIPPTIIGVVLGLLLTGQPLSPMVALGVIILAGIVVNNSILLVDYINQHKEEHWDRTRVVVAAGKERLRPILMTTLTTVLGMIPLALGLGDGASLQQPIGIVTIFGLTVSTVFTLVFIPVMYTLFDDCTNFLKRLSKKVTRKPVIKQKTAA; encoded by the coding sequence ATGATTACATTGGCTGTCAAGCGTTCGGTTGCTGTAACTTTATTCCTAGTAGGAATCGTAGCGGTAGGTATCTTTTGTATTCAAAAATTCAATGTAGAATTGATGCCTGAGTTTAAAGTGTCGATGGCGTTTATCACGGCAAGTTATCCCAATGCTTCTGCTGAAGAAGTCGATCAAAAAATTACTGTGCCACTGGAGCAGTTACTTAAAGAAGATCAGGATATTACAAATGTAAGCTCCACTTCTTCTAAAGAAAGTTCTAGTATTCTCATTACTTTTAAATCGAATGTTAATCTGGAGAGAAAAATCCAAGATCTGCAAACGCAGATTGACGCAAGTAGAAGTGTGATGCCAGCCGGTGTGCGATCCTTAGCTGTTACTGATTATAATAGTAGTATGGGAAGGGAACCAGTTATTGGATTTTCTGTTTTAGGAGCAAAGGGAGATGAATCCTTTCTTCAGCGTATAGAGCAAGAAATCGCCAATGTACCGGGTGTGGCAGAGGTTGATTTTCTAGGAAGTAATGTGAAGGAAATTCATATTAATTTGAATTCGCAACAGCTTACGACGTATAAATTAGCGACGAGCGATTTATTGAATTCACTTGCGATAAGTCCGATGCAAACGATTGGGACAATACAAGAAAAAGGAAAAGAGTTACAACTTGTCGTCCCAGAAGAGCAATATACAGTTGCTGCTATTGAACAAATTAAGATACCCACAAAGGATGGTCAATTTGTATCCATTCGGGATATTGCTGACATAACCATTGTGAGTAACGAAGAAAAAAATCTCTATACGGTTAATGATAAGCCGACAATTGGATTCTCTGTTGCCAAGGATTCGAATGCGAATATTGTAGAAGTAACGGATGCAGTTATTGAAAAAATAGAAGCATTGAAAGGAACGTTGCCAGAAGGAATTGACATCCAAATAGGGGATAATGCGGGGATCTTCGTGAAAGACTCCATTGAGCAAGTAACGAATAACTTAATTATGGGCGCATTGTTAGCTAGTGCAGTTTTGCTTTTCTTCTTCAAAAATATTCGCATCCTACTCATTATCATTTTATCTATTCCCATCTCGATTATCATGGCACTAATTGCGCTGTATTTTTCAGGTCAAACATTAAATGTGCTTTCGTTAGCAGGACTTGCACTTGGTGTCGGCATGATGGTGGATAGCTCAATCGTTATACTCGAAAATATTATTAAATATAAACAACAAGGATACCCGATATTTGAAGCAGTCAAACAAGGCAGTAAAGAACTGCGCCAGGCGGTTATTGCCTCTACATTAACAACCATCATTGTTTTTTCGCCGATGTTTTTTATCGGTGATTTAACAAGTATAACGATACCCTTTGCTCTTGCTGTTATATTTACGTTAATTGCTTCTCTTCTCGCGGCATTAACGATTGTGCCCATGCTCTCTTATAAATGGATTGGTAGTGAAAAAGTAGTCATACAGAATGATGCGAAGTGGCTTAGTTGGCTGACCATTCAGTATCAAAAAGTAGTAAAGTGGTCATTGAAAAAACGATGGGTGCCAGTCTTGGTTACGCTCGTTTTGAGTATAGGTAGCTTATTGTTGATTCCTGTAATTGGCTTTGAGGCAGAAACTGTGGAAGATGACGGCAGGCTCTACATTGACGCTTTTCTAGAAGGAGAGCTTTCCGAGGATGAGCTATTGCTGTTGATGAAGCAATTAGATGACGCAATAGAGCCCTTTGACGACGTCATTCAAGTAAAAGAGAAGAGTGTTGAGCAAGATTTTATCTCTTATTTCATTCAATTAGTACCAAAGAGTGAACGGAAAGAACAGTTGAAAGAAATTATTGCTCAAGTGAAACAGTCATTGGTGCCTTCATCGATGGTCTCTTTATATATAAATCGAGAATCACTTCAAGTTTTCGATGCAAATCAAGAACGGCGAATAGATGTTACTTTATCTGGAACAAATTATGAGGTTTTAAAGGCCTTAACGGAACAAGTGACGCTATTTCTAGAAAACACACCGGGAATTACGGATATCGATGTTCCAGGTATTAGTGGAGAACCCCAACTAAAATTAGTAGTCGAGAACGCATTAGCTGCAAAGTATGGCTTGGACCGGGAGCAAATTGTCATGCAAATGCAAGAAGCTGTCATGAATGATGAAGTCATGCATTTTTCTGAAAATGAAACTGACTATCGAGTCTATGTGAACTATGCAAATCGACAAACCGATACGATGGCTTTTTGGGAGAATCTGAATATACAAACGGCTAGTGGAGATCATATTCCTTTATTCGCTGTGGCGTCATTTGAATCGACACATGGTCCAATATCTATACAACGTAAAGGGTTTAAACAAGGTATAACGGTTCGTGCAACAGTTGCAAATACTGAGCAATCAGATGAAATCATCAATGAATTTAATCAGATGTTGGAGGAGATTCCATTCCCTCCAGAGTATGGCTATGAGTTTTTTAGTTTTGATACTGGAGACGAGGAGTTAATTACTAAGCTGGTAATAGCTGTAGTTGTCGCGATAGCGCTTGTCTACGCTGTCTTGGCCATTCAATTTAATTCATATAGTCAACCGATTCTTATTATGCTAGCAATTCCGCCAACAATCATCGGTGTCGTTTTGGGGCTTTTACTGACGGGTCAACCTTTGTCCCCGATGGTAGCACTCGGTGTCATTATTTTGGCAGGAATCGTAGTCAATAATTCGATTTTATTAGTCGATTATATTAATCAACATAAGGAAGAGCATTGGGATCGTACAAGGGTTGTTGTCGCTGCGGGAAAAGAGCGACTTCGTCCGATTTTGATGACTACGCTGACAACTGTATTAGGGATGATCCCTTTGGCATTGGGGTTAGGTGATGGGGCAAGTTTACAACAGCCTATCGGAATCGTAACGATTTTTGGCCTAACCGTTTCTACCGTGTTTACGCTTGTCTTCATTCCCGTGATGTATACATTATTCGATGACTGTACGAACTTCCTAAAACGTCTTTCAAAAAAAGTAACAAGAAAACCAGTTATAAAACAAAAAACAGCTGCCTAA
- a CDS encoding diaminopimelate dehydrogenase, with product MTIRVGIAGYGNLGRGVEYAIGQNKDMELVGVFSRRNPADVQLLDSNVSVHAMDDIQNFTDAIDVLILCGGSKNDLPEQGPALAALFNTVDSFDTHAKIPDYFEAVEATAKPNGKTAIISVGWDPGLFSINRLYGEAVLSEGATYTFWGKGLSQGHSDAVRRIPGVKGAVQYTIPVPDAVDRVRSGSLPELSTREKHTRECYVVLNEGVDAEQVKQAIVTMPDYFTDYDTTVTFITEEELARDHTAMPHGGFVIRSGKTGEGNAQVMEYSLKLDSNPEFTSSVLVAYARAAYRLNQNGDTGAKTVFDIAPGLLSPKSAAELRKELL from the coding sequence ATGACAATCAGAGTTGGAATTGCAGGATACGGAAATTTGGGGCGCGGAGTGGAATACGCCATTGGTCAAAACAAAGATATGGAGCTAGTAGGCGTATTCTCAAGAAGAAATCCAGCCGATGTGCAATTGCTAGATAGCAATGTGTCGGTGCATGCGATGGATGATATTCAAAATTTCACGGATGCAATCGATGTCCTAATCCTTTGTGGCGGATCGAAAAATGATTTACCTGAACAGGGCCCCGCATTAGCTGCATTGTTTAACACGGTAGATAGCTTTGATACGCATGCGAAAATTCCAGATTATTTTGAAGCCGTTGAGGCTACAGCGAAACCGAACGGCAAGACAGCAATTATTTCGGTTGGCTGGGATCCGGGTCTATTTTCTATTAATCGCTTGTATGGCGAAGCAGTGTTGTCAGAGGGTGCGACGTATACATTTTGGGGGAAAGGCTTGAGCCAGGGGCATTCCGATGCAGTTAGACGAATTCCTGGAGTCAAGGGGGCTGTGCAATATACCATTCCTGTTCCGGATGCAGTAGACCGTGTGCGTAGCGGGTCATTGCCTGAACTGTCAACGCGTGAAAAGCATACACGTGAGTGCTATGTCGTACTTAATGAAGGTGTAGATGCCGAGCAAGTGAAACAAGCCATCGTTACAATGCCTGACTATTTCACAGACTACGATACGACAGTGACGTTCATTACCGAAGAAGAGTTGGCTCGTGATCATACTGCTATGCCACATGGAGGGTTCGTTATTCGTAGCGGGAAAACGGGTGAAGGCAATGCGCAAGTGATGGAGTATTCGTTGAAGCTGGATAGTAACCCTGAATTCACATCAAGCGTTTTAGTTGCTTATGCTCGAGCGGCTTATCGTTTGAATCAAAACGGTGACACAGGTGCGAAAACAGTGTTTGATATTGCACCGGGATTGTTGTCACCGAAGAGTGCGGCTGAGTTGCGTAAGGAATTGCTGTAA
- a CDS encoding MFS transporter encodes MRGFVYLIVFFSFFDLFSQLPVMSPFALSLGASPFLIGLAVGMYSFSNTIGNIISGFMTDKRGPFVILIIGLFAAALSLFLYSFATGPLSLLGVRFVHGFMEGLIVPAAFTFLANRAEGSKRGKSVAISGAFVGMAAIVGPAYGGIVAAKTSTPFIMAVNGGIMLVLAVAAFFVLRSFTYKRKQSTEQTKHFRVRHLFRHPGMVRAFAGAFFLMFSQGVLALVLPLKVEALGFDTKTSGMLLSTFGVVAILIFLLPINRVFDRVRPIVTLAFGISLMGLAMLLLSQIEQLNYLYAAMAVYGAGFAFLFPSINSLLIDSSSAEFRGKAYGYFYAFFSMGVVAGSSFIGFLDLTYKSAFMLTGAILLAVATYALIGMRKELTSITS; translated from the coding sequence ATGCGGGGTTTTGTTTATCTAATTGTATTTTTCTCGTTTTTTGATTTATTTTCACAATTACCTGTGATGAGTCCGTTTGCTTTATCACTTGGTGCATCGCCCTTTTTAATTGGGTTAGCAGTAGGTATGTACTCATTTTCCAATACGATTGGGAATATTATTTCTGGCTTTATGACGGATAAAAGAGGACCCTTTGTTATCCTTATCATTGGTCTTTTTGCAGCGGCATTATCACTTTTCCTTTATTCTTTCGCAACTGGCCCATTATCACTACTCGGTGTCCGTTTTGTCCATGGATTTATGGAAGGGCTCATTGTCCCAGCTGCCTTCACTTTCCTTGCGAATCGTGCAGAAGGTTCAAAACGTGGTAAAAGTGTAGCTATTTCCGGTGCATTTGTCGGAATGGCGGCCATTGTTGGTCCAGCCTATGGTGGCATTGTTGCCGCTAAGACAAGTACACCTTTTATTATGGCTGTTAACGGTGGTATTATGCTGGTGTTGGCAGTAGCGGCTTTTTTTGTTTTACGCTCGTTTACCTATAAGCGCAAGCAATCAACTGAACAAACTAAGCATTTTAGAGTTAGACACTTGTTCCGACATCCAGGTATGGTACGTGCATTTGCAGGAGCATTCTTTTTAATGTTTTCACAAGGCGTACTAGCACTTGTATTACCGTTAAAAGTGGAAGCACTTGGCTTTGATACGAAAACAAGCGGTATGTTACTTAGTACATTTGGTGTTGTAGCTATCCTAATCTTTTTATTACCCATCAACCGGGTGTTTGACCGCGTTCGCCCGATAGTCACGTTAGCTTTCGGGATCTCGTTAATGGGACTGGCTATGTTATTGCTCAGCCAAATTGAACAATTGAATTACTTATACGCGGCAATGGCAGTTTACGGGGCTGGATTCGCATTCTTGTTCCCTTCCATTAATTCATTGCTCATCGATTCATCTTCTGCTGAGTTCCGTGGAAAAGCATATGGCTACTTCTACGCCTTCTTCTCAATGGGTGTTGTTGCAGGATCCAGTTTCATCGGATTCCTTGACCTCACTTACAAGAGCGCATTTATGCTAACAGGTGCTATTTTACTAGCTGTTGCTACGTATGCTCTCATCGGCATGAGAAAAGAATTAACGTCAATTACTTCATAA
- a CDS encoding efflux RND transporter periplasmic adaptor subunit, whose protein sequence is MFEKRTISLSLVMGLVLVLTGCATNNSAGELDDFSLPQEEKKVIVETAEIKQGNLYSERGISAQVVSTQEVEVYVSIGGRIIEMAVKEGDTVEKGQIIALLDSEEQEMVISQANNVVDQAKAQINQAKQQLQTAEHGKRQASSRHEQSKLALARLEKQYSKIQDPQKESEMETPQSLDLAELKSQWDHALSNFEKSSRLYDKDIIPRKELEQAQAQEESARRSYEKSLLSAKEVAENKVLAGNEASEELKNTIENDKIGLLISEMELQQADVGIEQAKIIVTQAEQAAQQAKKVSEKAENKMNESAIRAPFTGVVNNVHMKEGGYAAPQAPIVTMFNNQQLKVVAAIYPSQKKDLVKGQKVKIVGVNGEISHDGEVTHISPYVDDKGFIQLEASIQGDSKNFIVGEYVELVAETIIGENQLIIPTKAITEKDERAFVYIIQDSKAVYQEIEILQMQEEWTSVKGNLKPNEKIAVKGMVLLSDGSPVQVAGEGKPVEKITNPATDGKDSSKEKDGESQ, encoded by the coding sequence ATGTTTGAAAAACGGACTATTTCACTAAGTTTAGTGATGGGATTAGTGTTGGTGCTAACAGGTTGTGCCACCAATAATTCAGCTGGAGAGCTGGACGATTTTTCTTTACCGCAAGAGGAAAAGAAAGTGATTGTTGAAACAGCTGAAATTAAACAAGGAAATCTTTATTCAGAAAGAGGAATTTCAGCTCAAGTAGTTTCAACGCAAGAAGTAGAAGTATACGTAAGTATTGGCGGTAGAATTATAGAAATGGCTGTTAAAGAAGGAGACACTGTAGAAAAAGGACAGATCATTGCACTTCTTGATTCTGAAGAGCAGGAAATGGTAATTAGCCAGGCGAATAATGTAGTAGATCAAGCGAAGGCACAAATCAATCAAGCTAAGCAGCAGTTGCAAACTGCGGAGCATGGCAAGCGACAGGCTAGTAGTCGCCATGAGCAATCGAAGTTAGCGCTAGCTAGACTTGAAAAACAATATAGTAAGATTCAAGATCCACAGAAAGAAAGTGAAATGGAAACGCCTCAAAGTCTCGATTTAGCAGAACTAAAAAGTCAATGGGATCATGCGCTTAGTAACTTTGAAAAGTCATCACGGCTTTATGATAAAGATATTATCCCTCGTAAAGAATTAGAGCAAGCGCAGGCACAAGAAGAAAGTGCAAGAAGAAGCTATGAAAAAAGTTTATTGTCCGCAAAGGAAGTAGCTGAAAACAAAGTGCTTGCTGGCAATGAGGCTTCCGAAGAGTTAAAGAATACTATTGAAAACGATAAAATTGGTTTATTAATATCTGAAATGGAGCTTCAACAAGCAGATGTCGGAATAGAACAGGCAAAAATAATAGTGACACAAGCAGAGCAGGCCGCACAGCAGGCGAAGAAGGTGTCTGAGAAAGCGGAAAATAAAATGAATGAATCAGCCATCCGAGCTCCTTTTACAGGGGTTGTCAACAATGTCCATATGAAAGAAGGGGGGTATGCAGCGCCACAAGCTCCGATAGTCACGATGTTTAATAATCAACAGCTAAAAGTTGTGGCAGCCATTTATCCTTCACAGAAAAAGGATTTAGTGAAAGGGCAAAAGGTTAAAATAGTCGGTGTGAACGGAGAAATCAGTCATGACGGAGAAGTTACACATATCTCCCCTTATGTTGACGACAAAGGTTTTATACAATTGGAAGCTTCTATACAAGGAGATTCTAAAAATTTTATTGTTGGGGAGTATGTGGAGTTGGTAGCGGAAACAATAATAGGCGAGAACCAATTAATCATACCTACAAAAGCAATTACCGAAAAGGATGAAAGGGCATTTGTTTATATAATACAAGATTCTAAAGCTGTCTACCAAGAAATAGAGATTTTGCAAATGCAAGAGGAATGGACTTCTGTGAAAGGGAATCTTAAACCTAATGAAAAAATCGCTGTGAAAGGAATGGTGTTACTATCCGATGGTTCGCCTGTACAAGTTGCTGGTGAAGGCAAGCCAGTTGAAAAGATAACGAACCCAGCTACGGATGGTAAGGATTCATCTAAAGAGAAAGATGGTGAATCGCAATGA